Proteins encoded by one window of Manihot esculenta cultivar AM560-2 chromosome 10, M.esculenta_v8, whole genome shotgun sequence:
- the LOC110625263 gene encoding uncharacterized protein LOC110625263 isoform X1, with translation MATHRKMDSEDQEALFHSYPCAYYVQSPSTVSHANSSELKTQNPESTFHSPSRSDSNSLLNKNPDVSRFTLSRYSSSRGSNNSFLNEKKISGDENGVNRLITVDGHGRCGAEEEDEDDEYYYGRKGGWWWRYCSFRRSNSCAWISLQISWRLLVSLGVALLVFYIATKPPPPKMSIKMAGIKEFELGEGVDGSGVTTKILTCNCSMDLVIENKSKLFGLHIQPPLLQMFFGSLPFAMSRQGSELYAETRGSTVFKLYVGTKSKPMYGAGRNMQDMLDSGNGLPILIRVSLSSHFHVVLNLINPKYHHHAQCLLLLDTTYDLKHRTQTYNSTCTMS, from the exons ATGGCTACCCACAGAAAAATGGACAGTGAAGACCAAGAAGCCTTGTTTCACTCCTACCCATGTGCCTATTACGTGCAGAGCCCATCCACAGTTTCTCATGCAAACAGTTCAGAGCTCAAAACCCAGAATCCTGAATCCACCTTTCACTCCCCTTCAAGATCCGACAGTAATAGTCTCCTCAATAAGAACCCTGACGTTTCAAGATTCACTCTCTCTCGCTACTCCTCCTCTCGTGGCTCCAACAACTCTTTCTTGAATGAGAAGAAGATTAGTGGAGATGAGAATGGTGTCAACCGTTTGATCACTGTTGATGGGCATGGACGTTGTGGGGCGGAGGAGGAGGATGAAGATGATGAGTATTATTATGGGAGGAAAGGTGGGTGGTGGTGGAGATATTGTTCTTTTAGAAGGAGCAATTCTTGTGCTTGGATTTCTTTGCAAATAAGTTGGAGACTTTTGGTGAGTTTGGGAGTTGCGTTGCTTGTTTTCTACATTGCTACTAAGCCGCCGCCGCCAAAGATGTCCATCAAG ATGGCAGGAATCAAGGAATTTGAACTAGGGGAAGGAGTAGATGGGAGTGGTGTTACAACTAAGATCCTCACCTGCAACTGTTCAATGGATCTCGTGATAGAAAACAAGTCCAAGCTCTTTGGTCTTCACATTCAACCTCCACTTCTTCAAATGTTCTTCGGTAGCCTTCCGTTTGCTATGTCTCGT cagggttcagagctCTATGCTGAAACAAGGGGTTCGACAGTGTTCAAATTGTACGTGGGAACCAAGAGCAAGCCCATGTATGGAGCTGGAAGAAACATGCAGGACATGCTAGACTCTGGAAATGGATTGCCCATATTGATTCGAGTGAGCTTGAGCTCCCATTTTCATGTCGTTTTAAATCTTATCAACCCAAAATATCATCACCATGCACAATGTCTACTGCTTCTGGACACTACGTACGATCTCAAACATCGTACCCAAACGTACAACAGCACCTGCACAATGTCCTaa
- the LOC110625353 gene encoding transcription factor MYB83: protein MRKPDLMGKDKGVMNNNKAKLRKGLWSPEEDEKLIKYMLTNGQGCWSDIARNAGLQRCGKSCRLRWINYLRPDLKRGAFSSQEEELIISLHSILGNRWSQIAARLPGRTDNEIKNFWNSTLKKRLKINNNNPSTSSPNNDSDSSEPRDHVIGNIMPMHKDDLDLITMCMDSSSSSSASIQPMVGAGGGNQFDPFFILNNNQLDFTGAAALFDMSTCLNQVGMGDGFYGDCGILESHHNEIGIERDLCVPPLEICSRSIDEEEEKKTNNNAVTNHSIINNNNIINNHLNNNNSCFNNTDHHLHHQNFKVEDMFGFENHWQGDNLRMGEWDLEGLMDNISSFPFLDFQVQ, encoded by the exons ATGAGAAAGCCGGATCTAATGGGGAAAGATAAAGGAGTCATGAACAATAACAAGGCTAAGCTTAGAAAAGGGTTATGGTCACCGGAGGAAGATGAGAAGCTGATCAAGTACATGTTAACCAATGGTCAAGGTTGCTGGAGTGATATTGCTAGAAATGCTGGCTTGCAAAGGTGTGGAAAGAGTTGTCGTCTTCGTTGGATTAACTATTTGAGACCTGATCTCAAGAGAGGTGCTTTTTCTTCTCAAGAAGAAGAGCTTATAATCAGTTTGCATTCCATTCTTGGCAACAG ATGGTCTCAAATTGCGGCTCGTCTTCCTGGAAGGACAGACAACGAAATAAAGAATTTTTGGAACTCCACATTgaagaaaagactcaagattaataataataatccttCCACAAGCTCACCGAATAATGATAGTGATTCCTCAGAGCCAAGAGATCATGTCATAGGAAATATCATGCCCATGCACAAGGATGATCTTGACCTAATCACCATGTGCATGGACtcatcttcttcatcatcagCATCCATACAACCCATGGTCGGCGCCGGTGGTGGCAACCAGTTCGATCCTTTCTTTATCCTTAATAATAATCAGCTTGATTTCACCGGGGCCGCTGCTCTATTTGACATGTCTACATGCTTAAATCAGGTGGGTATGGGAGATGGATTTTACGGTGATTGTGGGATTTTAGAGAGTCATCATAATGAGATTGGGATTGAAAGGGACCTCTGTGTTCCTCCACTAGAGATCTGTAGTAGAAGTATTGAcgaagaagaggagaagaagacgAATAATAATGCTGTAACTAATCACAGCATTATTAACAACAATAACATCATCAACAAccatttaaacaataataattctTGCTTCAATAACACTgatcatcatcttcatcatcaGAACTTCAAAGTAGAGGACATGTTTGGGTTTGAAAATCATTGGCAAGGAGACAACTTACGAATGGGAGAATGGGATTTGGAGGGTTTAATGGATAACATTTCTTCCTTCCCATTCCTTGATTTCCAAGTTCAATAA
- the LOC110625263 gene encoding uncharacterized protein LOC110625263 isoform X2: MATHRKMDSEDQEALFHSYPCAYYVQSPSTVSHANSSELKTQNPESTFHSPSRSDSNSLLNKNPDVSRFTLSRYSSSRGSNNSFLNEKKISGDENGVNRLITVDGHGRCGAEEEDEDDEYYYGRKGGWWWRYCSFRRSNSCAWISLQISWRLLVSLGVALLVFYIATKPPPPKMSIKMAGIKEFELGEGVDGSGVTTKILTCNCSMDLVIENKSKLFGLHIQPPLLQMFFGSLPFAMSRGSELYAETRGSTVFKLYVGTKSKPMYGAGRNMQDMLDSGNGLPILIRVSLSSHFHVVLNLINPKYHHHAQCLLLLDTTYDLKHRTQTYNSTCTMS; this comes from the exons ATGGCTACCCACAGAAAAATGGACAGTGAAGACCAAGAAGCCTTGTTTCACTCCTACCCATGTGCCTATTACGTGCAGAGCCCATCCACAGTTTCTCATGCAAACAGTTCAGAGCTCAAAACCCAGAATCCTGAATCCACCTTTCACTCCCCTTCAAGATCCGACAGTAATAGTCTCCTCAATAAGAACCCTGACGTTTCAAGATTCACTCTCTCTCGCTACTCCTCCTCTCGTGGCTCCAACAACTCTTTCTTGAATGAGAAGAAGATTAGTGGAGATGAGAATGGTGTCAACCGTTTGATCACTGTTGATGGGCATGGACGTTGTGGGGCGGAGGAGGAGGATGAAGATGATGAGTATTATTATGGGAGGAAAGGTGGGTGGTGGTGGAGATATTGTTCTTTTAGAAGGAGCAATTCTTGTGCTTGGATTTCTTTGCAAATAAGTTGGAGACTTTTGGTGAGTTTGGGAGTTGCGTTGCTTGTTTTCTACATTGCTACTAAGCCGCCGCCGCCAAAGATGTCCATCAAG ATGGCAGGAATCAAGGAATTTGAACTAGGGGAAGGAGTAGATGGGAGTGGTGTTACAACTAAGATCCTCACCTGCAACTGTTCAATGGATCTCGTGATAGAAAACAAGTCCAAGCTCTTTGGTCTTCACATTCAACCTCCACTTCTTCAAATGTTCTTCGGTAGCCTTCCGTTTGCTATGTCTCGT ggttcagagctCTATGCTGAAACAAGGGGTTCGACAGTGTTCAAATTGTACGTGGGAACCAAGAGCAAGCCCATGTATGGAGCTGGAAGAAACATGCAGGACATGCTAGACTCTGGAAATGGATTGCCCATATTGATTCGAGTGAGCTTGAGCTCCCATTTTCATGTCGTTTTAAATCTTATCAACCCAAAATATCATCACCATGCACAATGTCTACTGCTTCTGGACACTACGTACGATCTCAAACATCGTACCCAAACGTACAACAGCACCTGCACAATGTCCTaa